CTCCCGTGGTTGGTTTGGGCTGAGCCCCATCGTGCTAGCACTCTGAGGTCTCACCGTCCCCTTTCTCTTGCCTTCCGTATATTTTTTGAAAACTATATGAATGTGTGCATTTTAGCCTAAAGTGCTAATCGTTTTGCTAAGTACTAGCCTAAGGTTTTATTAAATAAAATATGGTTGCTGCTTTGAAATTTTAAAAGGAGACATCGTTTATGAAATGAAACTATCTTCCTAGGATTTCCCTCGTCTTATCCAGTATTTCTTCATCCTTCAAGCGAAATTTGAATTCCACCCGACGAGAATCTTTCGCACTATAATTTCCGTTTTCGTCTGTTCTTACATCAGAAAAGGATTTACTATTAACAGTTAGCTTATCCGCTAAATGCTGCTGAATGTTTTTATACGGAAAATCGTCACTTAAGATATATGAAGCAACACTATAAGCCCTATTTTGAGCTAGCTGTAAATTATACAAATACGAGCCATCACGGTCCGTATGCCCTTCAATAATGATTTCAGCAATATATTTTTCGTATCCATCTCGTAGTAAAATATCCAAATATTTGGGTACGAATTCATCTAAAAAGGTATAAGAGTCAGACTTTAACTCATGATTATCATAGGCAAACAAAATTTCAGTACTAAAAATGATCGCACCTGTTTTTTCGTCCACTTCAACTCCTAAATTAGAACCGCTAAATTCTTCTTTTAAATCTTGAACTAACTTGGCTCGAACCCCCATAATTTGATCTAGTGTTTTTTTCATTTCCTCTATTTGTAATGACTTGATAATCATCATAGCCACGAAAATTAAAATAAAACAAAGTAAAATCGTTGTGAGCAAATCCGTAAACGATGGCCAAAAATGTCCTTCATCCTGGTTCTGCCTGAATAATCGTTGATACTTAGTATTCATTTTGATTCAACCTTATCGCATTGTTTTGGGCATAGTTACGTTGAGTAAATGCCGCTAATCGCTGATTCAGCATCTGAATTTCCCTCTGTAAATCTTGAAAGCTTTGTTGCATAACCCTTGCTTGATTTTGTTGTGCTGAATCCGCCATTCTGCGCAATTCATTCCATTCATTCCGCGTTTGCTCATTTGTTTCGCGCATGGAAGCTTGTAATGCCTGCCCAATCTGCTCCAGACGTTTTCCTAAAGAATCTTCTAAGTTATGTATATAATTTGCTAACGTATCCTTTAATATATGCACACTGTTATCCCACTGGTTCTCTCGTTGCTGCAAGGATTGTGTTATTTGGGAGATAGTACGATTAATCTCTTGCAACAATTGACCATTTTTCATAGCGATCTGATCAAAAGAACTCGCCGCTTCCTGCATATGCTTTTCAAATGTCATCGTATTCGTAGCATGCGATTTAATGTGATTGCTAAATGTACGATTAAATTCTTTTAATTCTTGAAAGCGGTCAGACAGTAAATGTTTATACTCCGCTTGTGTTTGATGAATAACTTCAAGAGCGCTCGGCAGCTGTGTTAAAGAATCTCCCATTTTATCAAATTCTCGGGATAACTCATTTAGTTGCTGGATAATACCTGTTAACTTCGTTGACAGATCCGCCCCAAAAATCGATTTGAATTCTTTATTCTGCAAATCCATCTGTGTAACGAGCTGCTTCGTTTTTTCATTTACAGTTGAAAATGCATGTTGCATCGATGCTTGCTCGTCCAGTAGAGAAGAAGTAAACTTTTTCATATCTTCCACAGATGCCTCAAAACTTTGGAAGCCATCGATTTGCAAAGCAGTTGTTGCTTTTATCTTCTCATACGTCTGTTCAAATGCTTTCATCTGCCGTTCATTATGGCTGTCCATTCGTTTAAAATACGTAAATAATGTAGCGAAATTTTCATTCAGACTTCTCGTACCAGTAGCAAAACCATCTGTTACCTCTTGCATATCGGTAAACAATTGCTCAAATGACTGCAGATTGTCCGAAAGCCCGTCATTAAAAACAGCTAAATTTTCAGCTGACCGCTCCAGGCTTGATGTATAATTTTGAAAACCTGCAAAAGCAACTTCTATCGTTTCGAAGGATTGTTTATTTGTCTGTTGCAAATGCTGAATGGACTCATTTATCATTTTGGAAATTGCAATTAATCGCTGCATGCCATTTTCCTCTGCTCCTTCTAATCGTGTCTCTGTCATTAGCATAATATCTGTGAGCATAAATTCGGTATTAAGCACTTTAAGCAAAATCGTCATTACTAAAGAAAACCCCATTCCGACGATACTCGTATAAAACGCGACATCAATCCCCGCTAATACACTTGCTACCCCTGAAACAATATCATTTCCTTCTAAATTAATACTGCTTAAAGAA
This genomic interval from Virgibacillus pantothenticus contains the following:
- a CDS encoding OmpA family protein; the protein is MNTKYQRLFRQNQDEGHFWPSFTDLLTTILLCFILIFVAMMIIKSLQIEEMKKTLDQIMGVRAKLVQDLKEEFSGSNLGVEVDEKTGAIIFSTEILFAYDNHELKSDSYTFLDEFVPKYLDILLRDGYEKYIAEIIIEGHTDRDGSYLYNLQLAQNRAYSVASYILSDDFPYKNIQQHLADKLTVNSKSFSDVRTDENGNYSAKDSRRVEFKFRLKDEEILDKTREILGR
- a CDS encoding MotA/TolQ/ExbB proton channel family protein: MVEFILELFTTEQRVEAILSHPVIEFIFVILFAMFAFAVMIHFVIYNKLKRVRNYLKSTGRMDIDPLTGLKEQYATKQQHEMVKVETFVQEQFSNWRMFHIPVVSLIKMVQMTVSVFILIGVLGTFIGLTTSLSSINLEGNDIVSGVASVLAGIDVAFYTSIVGMGFSLVMTILLKVLNTEFMLTDIMLMTETRLEGAEENGMQRLIAISKMINESIQHLQQTNKQSFETIEVAFAGFQNYTSSLERSAENLAVFNDGLSDNLQSFEQLFTDMQEVTDGFATGTRSLNENFATLFTYFKRMDSHNERQMKAFEQTYEKIKATTALQIDGFQSFEASVEDMKKFTSSLLDEQASMQHAFSTVNEKTKQLVTQMDLQNKEFKSIFGADLSTKLTGIIQQLNELSREFDKMGDSLTQLPSALEVIHQTQAEYKHLLSDRFQELKEFNRTFSNHIKSHATNTMTFEKHMQEAASSFDQIAMKNGQLLQEINRTISQITQSLQQRENQWDNSVHILKDTLANYIHNLEDSLGKRLEQIGQALQASMRETNEQTRNEWNELRRMADSAQQNQARVMQQSFQDLQREIQMLNQRLAAFTQRNYAQNNAIRLNQNEY